GAACATTTCGTCACTCTATTCAACAGTCTCTTTTTACCTCAAGGATTGGCTCTTTATCACTCAATGGTGAGAAAAGTCCCCAATTTTACACTTTGGGTGCTGTGTGTAGATGAGCAGACATACTTTTCACTTCACCAAAAGAATCTCCCTTTCTTGAGAATGCTTAGACTTTCAGAGTGGGAAACTACTGAGCTTCTTGAAGTCAAAAAAGATCGTAGTATTGGTGAATATTGTTGGACTCTAACACCGTTTGCTCCACGATTTGTGTTTTCAGCTGACCCTAGCATTAAAAGGGTGACTTATTTGGATGCTGACTTATGGTTTTTGCAAGATCCATCTCCTATTTTTAACGAATTTAACAGATCTTTAAAGAAAGTTTTGATCACTGAACATGCTTATGCTCCAGAATATGACAAAAGTGCAACTTGTGGAAAATATTGTGTTCAGTTTATGATTTTTGATCGACTCGGTGGTGAACATGTTCGAGATTGGTGGGAAAAAAAGTGTTTGGAATGGTGTTATAACAGGATTGAGGAAGGAAAGTTTGGCGATCAAAAATATCTTGATGACTGGGCATTTCAATTCACTGAAACAGTCCATAT
The sequence above is drawn from the SAR324 cluster bacterium genome and encodes:
- a CDS encoding glycosyl transferase, translating into MMEHFVTLFNSLFLPQGLALYHSMVRKVPNFTLWVLCVDEQTYFSLHQKNLPFLRMLRLSEWETTELLEVKKDRSIGEYCWTLTPFAPRFVFSADPSIKRVTYLDADLWFLQDPSPIFNEFNRSLKKVLITEHAYAPEYDKSATCGKYCVQFMIFDRLGGEHVRDWWEKKCLEWCYNRIEEGKFGDQKYLDDWAFQFTETVHILQHKEWIQAPWNAIRFPYSDAIIWHFQGLRIEKSRIRWFQDYIVPKVTLKHIYQPYINELLTIIKQLNFKQIQGKPESSLMLLLRRIRFFFRKTMTIKDIVIYSKNKLP